The sequence TCTCTACCCACACGAATGTTTTCCAATATAGTTCCTTCAAAAATTTCATTTCCTCTAATGAGAAATGTAACGGAATGAATTTGTTCTTTAGAAACTTCATGAATGTTTTGGTGATTGTATTCCACAATTCCTGAGATAGGAGTTCTCATACCGCATAATAAATCTAATAGAATATGAGCATCATATGGAGTATTTGAAGAGATACCTATAGATTTACCTGCCGAAACTTTTAAATTAAATTGATTAAAGATTTTGTGACCATTGCTAAGAGAATAGTGGATTCCAGAAAGTTGTACTTGGATTGGTCCTTCAGGAATTTCAAATTCTACAGTTTTGACAGGGATCGTTGGTAAATGGAATACAGAGTTGATTTTGTCAACAGCAGCAATCAAACTATAAAAACTATCCAATTGTTTGCCAAATTTAGAAATATCGCTGAGGACTTTTGCAATGACAAGTTCTGCCGCAACTAGTTGTCCAATTGTAAGTTGTCTGTGGATGACTAAATAACCACCTAATCCCAGTACAATGGCACTTGCAAAAGCTTGGATTCCGACAAGACCAATGATTTGGCGGATATAGTTAAAAAAGTATTTTTTTCTAGCATATAAATAATCTCGGATGAAAGAATCTGCTTTGTCTAATGCAAAGTTGGAACCAAATGTAGAATGAAAAAGAGCCGAATGCCTGGATATTTCTTCCAACCATGCAGCCACTTTGTATTTTTCTTTTGAAATTTTAATATAATTTTCTGCAGCTGGTTTTCCCAATCGATAGGTAACCCAATACCCTCCAATAAACAAAATCAGAAAAGAAAATACAATAAAGATGGGATGATAAAAGGAAATCAGAACAAAACCAATGACGGTAGTAAGAACGACGGAAAGTCCATCAACTAACAGGGAATGAATGGATTTTTGAATGGTCATTGTATCAAAAAAACGATTCACAAGTTCTGGATTGTGATGTTTGTCCAAAACATCTTGTCGAATTTTTGGAAATTTAACTGCAAATTCTGTTGCAATCCTTACAAACACTCTTCGTTGTAAAATCTCAACAACATAGATTTGGATGGTTTGCATGGCTCCTGCAAAACCTAGAAAAAATACAACTAACAATGTTAATATGATAACGGGTTGGATTAAAACTCCAAACGCTACAATATTTACAAGTGAGGATGTTGCAACTGGAACAACTAATGAAAGAATTCCAATTCCGATTCCATATATAAAAACAATCCAAACATCTTTGGATTCCATTCGGATTAAATGAGTGATTTGTTTCAGTGCTGTTTTGACAGCAGAATCGTTCTTTATTATTTCTTTGTTCGTTGAAAAAGGGAAAGTTGGCTCGACAAT comes from Leptospira harrisiae and encodes:
- a CDS encoding ABC transporter ATP-binding protein yields the protein MLKFLQTLVFHFKNQLFKKKEESQSLRLTSMEDLAKLVLDFLSESLHIHSVPSQIIEGFRSLRSKYRHLTNQNFYDFLFAASHQYNVRLNIVQKTLQDIRSYITEGSPFVFQVTNETNQLPEFYAILSYQTSSYRIKALNQMDAEEEWHSEKELLKLIGIKSNKEFVDWVIVEPTFPFSTNKEIIKNDSAVKTALKQITHLIRMESKDVWIVFIYGIGIGILSLVVPVATSSLVNIVAFGVLIQPVIILTLLVVFFLGFAGAMQTIQIYVVEILQRRVFVRIATEFAVKFPKIRQDVLDKHHNPELVNRFFDTMTIQKSIHSLLVDGLSVVLTTVIGFVLISFYHPIFIVFSFLILFIGGYWVTYRLGKPAAENYIKISKEKYKVAAWLEEISRHSALFHSTFGSNFALDKADSFIRDYLYARKKYFFNYIRQIIGLVGIQAFASAIVLGLGGYLVIHRQLTIGQLVAAELVIAKVLSDISKFGKQLDSFYSLIAAVDKINSVFHLPTIPVKTVEFEIPEGPIQVQLSGIHYSLSNGHKIFNQFNLKVSAGKSIGISSNTPYDAHILLDLLCGMRTPISGIVEYNHQNIHEVSKEQIHSVTFLIRGNEIFEGTILENIRVGREEISLIEIRELLVELGIWETIQSLPNGIHTPLLTFGHPFDTIQTTIISIARALIGKPKLLLIDGNLDLLPPSLLNSTLKLLLQKNREWTLFVVSKSPTVLSQMDQVLRLENDSHSIKVNS